agctttttcgatttgggcatagtatcgcgtcgtgcaggccggccgGCGCGTCGGTGTTTAAGCGTACTGCGATCGACGTTATATATCTTGGCTGCCGCTAATACACTTAggtttttattattttaaagaGCCTaaagggctaagattataTAGGCTTCCTTTGAAGTAGATGGCATTTTGGATTATTGAGAAAATTAggttttgagggtgaggttaGGCGTTGCGTGAAAAAAgtggtcgctcgcttatattggtcgctcgcttataatgtacgttatcTACGTTGTTGGCATCGAGTTCTTGGTCTTCAGTTACAAGGAGATCGGATAAATTACTGACGACCTCTTGAATGCGGGCGTCCCTGATGATGTATTTCGTGTTACCATCACTGAGAAGGACGTTAAATGCAATGGGCTTCTCGTGAGTGCCATTCGTTGGGATACCTTCCAGAGATTGCTCCCTGAGCGCTTTGGTCCATTGATACTGGCATGGAGACTGTTGGGGACCCATATGGCAAACTTTCGAAGCGCGGCTCTCCTGCGGGAACTGCAAACCATCCAGTTTGGGCAGTATAGCCTCGCTCTGGCTGAAGTAATGATGTTAGCGGTCCCGATGACCCTGCCTGACACATGATCTTCGATCGAGTCGTCCCTCCGTAAATGGAGGACAGATGCCAAACTCATCTCCTAGACAAATTCCATGAGCTCGCCCACCGTGTATCTGGAGAGTCCCGTCCGAGAGCCTCGTAATTGTAACAAATGCTGAGGTGTTCATATTCGTTGTAGAGGCGGAATGTTCGAAGAAAGACCGATGCTTGCTTCCATAAAGTTCGGGACTTTGTCGTGAGCAGTACTCCCGCACCTTGGCCCTCACATAGCTGTACATATCCCGTTGCCTTTTCCCGAGTCCACCATACTCCTGAAGAGCCTTGAGCAGAGAGTATGAGAGGACTCCATGGTGAAATCCATCAGGAAATTCGAACTCATGGGCTTTCTCGTGCGGGCTGCTTGCAGTCATCACAGCATACCTCGTGGGATTCAAGAGCCAGTTGTACTGCATCAACGCATCCCGGATTATTGTTGATGGCTGTATGTCATCCCGTACTGACGCTTCCCCAGTCTCCTTGGTCGTCGCGACATGGCTGAAAGGAACGAATCGGACTTCGAGGTCATCATCACGATAGAAGCTACCAGAGAAGCAACAGACTAGGACAACCGTGACGAATAATCCCTTATCCACCAACCCTTTCAAAAATTGCCCAAACTTTGATCCTCGGAGAAATCTGAGCGAGTTGGGGTTTCCCGGTTATCGTAAGACCGCCAAAGTCAAGTCTCCAGTTGAAgacctggagaaggagcCGTACGGTAGGCATCGAGTCCCATGCCCAGAAAAATGGATGTAGACAAAGTCACCACTCCCGCCCTTTTGTTTGACCGTGTTTATAGCAGCCACAAAATTTCGGTACGTTGCTTCAGCCAACTGGACAGAGGCTCGCTCTTTGTGCGTGGATACTAGTACTTGATGAGGTGCATGTCAATAGTTGAATTTAGGCATCTGGCGCTGCTGACTGAAAGTATGCCCCGATGTCCAAAACATCGTTTACTGATCCCTGGAGTGGCTTGTCAgggttggagttgatgcCGACGAGGATCGCGAAGCGAGAAGCCTGTGCATGGCTTCGAACTTGAACCTCTAGGAATGCTGGTAATTCTATAGAATCGTTGCTGGGTATCGCCGAGTCAAATGACAGCAGATGCTAGTGTCAGTGATATTCGTTGTACAGAGACGCCTTCTCTCCGCAGAAGGATCATCGAATGATAACAGGGTGGTGAATATGGTTAATTAGCTCGACTACCGTGGAAAAGACAGCAAATTTAattgaggagaaggttgctgCATGTATTCATCAGAATGGCAGCCCGACCCAGACTGCCAAAAGCTTCCAGCGCCCACGACCCGGGCCACCACCGAGACACACCGCTTCCCGCATAACCCACATTTGATCAGGCTGCCGCCAGATCATCCACATCTATCTCCTCTCCATTTCGGACCGGGTTGCCCTTTCACCTTGATGAGATAGTTACATACTCTTCGTGACTGGTCATGGGTTCTTTCTTCCTGGTAAGCAACAGCAAAGTTTTTTTGTGGACTGGTATGCTAAAGGTTCGAAAATAAATTCCTTCCACGACCTCTACCAGAAGAGTTTGCTGCCCGACCATGCGTCATCTGTTGCAGAAAACACCTGGTTGGTGAGGCAGTCTAGCACTGGACGTCACGGGAGGCAGTGCCCCTTGCTTGGCATGCATTGAGTAGGTATGTATAAAAACCCGTCAGAATAGCGGCTGAGCATGGCTGACAGATTTGTTCAAAGAGACCACGAATCTGGGACAAAAAACGCTAAATGTTTTCAGTCAAAACAGTTCAATGCATTTAATCCCAAGCACTTGCATGCACTCAGTCAAATGAAGCCCCTTTCTCTTTATCTTCTCGCGTTAGGGAACACTTCTCCAGGACCTCCACTTCCGAACCACACCATCGGCATGAAAAAGAGTATTGACAATCTCAAATCATGGCGTTGTATGACCTGTTCATAGACTAACCGAAACTGGCACAGTCAAGGACGTCAGAAATGGGTATCCACGTTACACAGCACTGCTGTCCACTCACGACCCCTATCTTATTTGCCGGCGGTTCACCAAGATCAGAGCTAGGCTTATGCTCTTGAAGAAGGATAAGCTCTGCGTGTTGGAACAGACACTCGATAAAATCTACCAAGAAGAAACCTCTCCGCTCTTCCTCGGGATGAGCCGTCTTGATCAGAATCCAGCTAGACAAGATGTTTTGTCAGAAATCGAATCCTCTCTTGCCGAGTATGATGCATTCGTGGAGAGAACTCATCGCACGCTATTGCTTGCGCCCGGCCATCCCAGAGACGTCCAAAGTCTTCGTAACTAGCTTGAGGGGACGGGTTGCATTTCCAAGGTCGAACAATCGTATATGTCCCACAAGGGAGAACTCGCATGCTTGGCTCCGCCCGGTGATACCGCGTTATTTCACCTGGAGTCATGGATGGAGGACAAACTTCGTCAGTTGTTTAAATCCTCTTTCAGAAAGCTACGTACTAACCCTACCCCCTGGGAAGGTAAAAGGCTGACGGCTTCATTGAGCAGAGCCCATATCACAATCTTTTGTCGGATCGGAATGGTTTTATGTATACCGGCCCATGGGTTAAACGAACAGCAAAAGTactttgttgtttttgatCACACTCCTACTGATCATGCCGTGGTTTTTTGAAAATCTCACCAACATCTTGTCCATCAGACTCTTCGTAGTCATGGCATGCATTATCTCTTACCTCGTCATACTCTTCGCCTTAACCAAGTCAAGGATCATGgacttggtgttgggaggtGCAACGTGAGTTCTCGAGCCCAAGACTTTTGCGTAGCCTTGGTGTGTACTCATCCGAGACTTTTAGGTATGGCACCGTTCTTATTGTCTTGGTGTCCAGTACCACGGACCACTAGAATATTTGGAATGGCAACAACACAGCTTTCTGGGGATAGCAGCCTTTTCAGCCGGTCGTTCTATAGATCTTGGTGTACATATGCTACAAAACATCCATGCACACACATCACACATAAAACGAACGTGCGACCACTGCACTTGACCCCGAGATTACCACAGGTCGGCGCGGGTACATCTCGAACCTACTCAGGGTCCATATACAGCCTCACAAACGCATAATCCTCAGGACTACCTGCGATCGTGGGAACCGTTCACAAACTTCACTCCCTCCATCCTCAGATCAGCCAGGCTGATTATAAATGCGGCAAAAACTCCGTCCACTCCACCGTCTCATACAACCCCCTCGGcgcccccctcaaactcacAAAAGCCTCCACAACCAAATACACCCTCGCAACCACAAAgcccccaaaaccacatacacccccaacctccgtCCCCACCTCACCAATTTCCCCCGCCCCTTGCCATCTTTCCCCGTCAAAGTAATCGGCATAGAAGGATTAACCCCCGAAACCCACCCATCAAACCCAGGCCAGCACTGCCTCGCAGAGAAAAAaccccacaacaccacacccgAAGCCGTTATCGTCAACGCAGAAACAATCCACAGTAtcctctctgcctctgcaACAAAGCTAAACGTCTCGAAATTGTTGAAGCCCGCTGAGCAATGCAGCGCTCCATAAGCTGCGGCTGTGGCAGCGAGTACGGCACGGAGGCGGTCACGGTGGATGTTGACTTGGCCAAGGGAGAGTTTATGGAGAGAGGGGAAGTTGACTATGTGAGGGGCGAGGTAATCTGCCTCGCCGAAGAAGTGGGCTAGTTTGGGGCCGAAGCCGAGGGTGAAGTAGTAGGGCTGGTAGTCGGGacgggaggagcagagggtgCGTAGGCGGTCGGCGGCGTGGGAGGcggtttggaggaggggaggggggattaATGGTCGAGTTTGCGCGGTAGggtcggtggaggagggaggttttTGAGCATCGGGGAAGCCACGGCGGCAGTAGCGGCTGTGTCGCATGGAGAAGGTGTCGTATGGAGGCTTGAAGTAATCGAGGCATTGAGGGGAGACCAGGGGTGCGTTCAGGTTGAATTGGTAGCGATAACTGGTGTTTCTTGCATTTGGTGGTCTCTTGCTCTCAGCTGTGGCCGTGTCGGTTTCGGACCAGAGCTGACCAAAGCCGAGGAAGGCAGCTGGGTTCCTGGAGCCAGGGGACCcgatggagaggtgggttCTCAGTTCTGACAGCTCTTGACGGGAAGTCTGCGAGACAAGTGCGGGTGTTTGATCTGGCGAGGAAAGTGCTGGCGATGGATAACTCTCTGGCAGTCTCCAAATcctttcatcatcttcgtcttccACCACATGCACAAAGCACCTGATGTCCATGATTCCATGCTCATCCACGCCACTTGTCTCTGGCGAGCAGAGGTGCATGAGCGCCAGCGCCTCGCTCCTTCTCTCATCAACTGGGAGCAACGTCGGCACCAGAATATCCAAGGGCTTGTGCCACCACAGCAGGTAGATACCCAGCGCACAAGCAACATGCCCGCAGGTGTTGATCTCCAACAAAGATATTGGCAGATGCTTTGTCGCTCGACCAATCACCTGAATCACCATCCACCCAGCCTGGAAACAAACAATGCTCTTTGCCAGCCAATCTGCCTTGCTCTTATCCCTAATCTGAGACTCTTGAATGGTAGGCAGATCCCCCAAGAACGACAACAGTCTGATACCCTCAGCGGTAACAGTCACTCGCCTCGGCTTTCCATCGACATCCATCCCAGCAGACTCAGGGAGATCAGCCACAAAGCCGCCCATAACGGCAAAGAAGCACTGCCCAACATCCCAGACTTGCCCGTTACCACCCCGACTCTTGACATCAATTTCGATTTGCCCCTTCAGCCAGGTAGCGACAATGAActgcgctgctgctgtagccacaaccacctcagGCGCGAAGATTCCGTAGACGACCCATTTCGCCTTGTCAAGAAACTGAAGCCGAAGGCTGTTACTGTGAGACTCGGGTGGTACGTTGAGGTGGAGTGCTGAGAAGACGCAAAGTGTGAGGGTAACGACACATGAAAAGACAAGAGAGAAGGTACCCCGCCCATTGGGTTCAGGCTGCCAGCCTATTTTgtcatcctctccaaagacgaagcccaagaagaggagaaatAGCACGGCGCTAAATGTTGCCATTTGGCTGAAGCACCATTATCATTTTCAGCACTTCTGCTGCACAAGTCAAATCTGAGGTGCAGTTGGGAAGGGCTTTTGACCTGCCCAAGATAACGACAACACCTGCAGCTGAAAGATTGAGGTTTTGTGGGCGTTGCTGAGAAGTTGCCCACTTAGTATGAGTGTGCCTGGATAAGCCGACTCCTCAGCGAATGAGAATGCTACAATTCTCCAAGCTCCGTCTTACGCGCTGACGCATCCACACCTGATGCGACTTTGCTGGATTACTTCCTTGGCTGGGGTTTGTGTCGAGGAGGCTGAAGAAACAAGACAAGGCAGACTGGACAATATGGGTTAAACCTGCTGTGATGTGTAGGTAACTGGTGATTCTCCAGATTGTGTTCGACACAACCATGAGGCCGTAAGCCATGGAGACGGGTTTTGCACGAATACTTCACTTCAGCATCACCGAAAGAGTTCAGTGATTCATTTTCACCTTTGATTGCAACGTTCATCAAGTTTCATCAATTTATGCAAACCTCCCCTCTAGCCCCTACCTGTCATTGCCCTGCCCCACGGCGATCAAAAACCACCCTTAATCCCCCCCAACGTTGAGTAATAAAGACTGTTCTTTCCAGCATTGAGTATAAATCAAAATTACTAGTTAAATAATACAATAATCCTTTCAAAAATCTAAGTTATCTATTTACTCCATTTTTTCCACTTTAGTATTGAAGTAGATCTAGTTTTTTATAAcgataataataataataataataataataatatattcaGAGCCAATCAAATTTAAACTTTTACTTAATAATAACCGATTTACTGTAATTATTGCAATTTAATTAGTATAAAGTTAATTAAATACataactttaattaataaaagaattatatattaacatattattattatttattttaaattTTAAATAACATAAATTAAAAcatatttttttaaaaaaattaaagtaTATCAGAGATTATGTATTTTTGATTTAGTCTATAGAGgtttaatttaatttttattcTAATTTTATTCTTCAAAACTTTATTTTTAGAATCTTACTAAACAAGATACTATACCCTTAAATTTTATTTTCTTAGATATTAACATTATTATGTTTATTTGAAACTAAATCCAAATATAAAAACAAATCTATTACCTACGGTTTTCAATAAGTAATACTTCAATAAATTATTGAaattaaaaatatattattaataaaaaatatCCCGTTTAATTTccctttatatttttaattttattaacGATTTCTTTTGGAATATTTAATAAATGTAACTAATCCTTCTCTTAAATCAAACTCATATATAGCATCTATTAATACAGCGAAAAAAAACAGTTAAATAGATACTTTATTGTCACAATCGTGGCTCAAGAACCAACGCACGGGGCGCGGGACGCTCCTAGCCAATTATTACGGACCAactgtgacaagggctgtaatatcagggcttggaactcatggttcaattcaggctaataatcttcaatggcctcgaagtctGTGAtaccgaaaagaagaagaagagatacagtcttggtgtttctaaacgcgtattttatccttcctcgcgtggcccgtgcccttgttggcctcaggccaTCGCTAAGTCCTTCGATATCCTCctggccagtggccttcctttgataaccgccatgcctctgtttgtctgcctcactttAAATGAGAGGTTCTCAGTTACCCTCCCTTGCAGTTATCGGCGGTGTTATTGGGCCTGCAGGTAGTTGGCTTTTGCCGGTATTTCCCCCTTCTTATACTCGCCCTCGTATCGGTTTTATGCCTTAAGGTGT
The sequence above is a segment of the Podospora pseudoanserina strain CBS 124.78 chromosome 5, whole genome shotgun sequence genome. Coding sequences within it:
- a CDS encoding hypothetical protein (EggNog:ENOG503NYSU), encoding MATFSAVLFLLFLGFVFGEDDKIGWQPEPNGRGTFSLVFSCVVTLTLCVFSALHLNVPPESHSNSLRLQFLDKAKWVVYGIFAPEVVVATAAAQFIVATWLKGQIEIDVKSRGGNGQVWDVGQCFFAVMGGFVADLPESAGMDVDGKPRRVTVTAEGIRLLSFLGDLPTIQESQIRDKSKADWLAKSIVCFQAGWMVIQVIGRATKHLPISLLEINTCGHVACALGIYLLWWHKPLDILVPTLLPVDERRSEALALMHLCSPETSGVDEHGIMDIRCFVHVVEDEDDERIWRLPESYPSPALSSPDQTPALVSQTSRQELSELRTHLSIGSPGSRNPAAFLGFGQLWSETDTATAESKRPPNARNTSYRYQFNLNAPLVSPQCLDYFKPPYDTFSMRHSRYCRRGFPDAQKPPSSTDPTAQTRPLIPPPLLQTASHAADRLRTLCSSRPDYQPYYFTLGFGPKLAHFFGEADYLAPHIVNFPSLHKLSLGQVNIHRDRLRAVLAATAAAYGALHCSAGFNNFETFSFVAEAERILWIVSALTITASGVVLWGFFSARQCWPGFDGWVSGVNPSMPITLTGKDGKGRGKLVRWGRRLGVYVVLGALWLRGCIWLWRLL